The window CCGTGGGGAAACGAGGCGGGTGTCATCGAAGGCGTGGCGGACTGCCGCCCGTGCTACCGGAAGACCTGCCCGATCGGGCGACTGTGCATGCAGGCGATCACGGTGGAAGCGGTGGTCGAGAGGGTGGCGGGATCGAAGGCTTGAGGGCATGAGGGCATGGACAGATCTTCCCCCAGGTCCCCAAGCCCCCAGGCCCCTCCTTGCTTCCTCCGTCCTCCATAAAGTAATCGTCCCGCGTGCAACGTGACGGGGTCAGTTGGACGTCGGCGGTCATTGCGCTTGCGGCGGCGTGTTTGTGTCTTTGCGCGACGCGAGTCTCGGCCGAGCCCTACATTGCCGTGCGCGAAGGGCTGCCGTGCGGTGCCTGTCACGTCAACGTCACCGGCGGCGGGATGCGCACGGATCTCGTGCGCACTCACGCGCGCGACGTTTTGCGCTACCCGCTGTTCTTCGGGCGCTTCTCGAGTCCGCCCGAGTACTTCACCGGCGACATCAACAAGTACCTGGCGCTCGGTGCCGATTTGCGCGTCAGCGACACGGCGGTGTTTCAGCAGAATCCGGTGAACGGGCGCGTCGACAACAACACGGTTTTCAAAGGTACTTTGCAGACAAACACTATCGACGTGAATCAGTTCACGCTGTACGGCGAGGCGCGGCTGATTCCCGAGTACGTGACTGCGTACATCGACCAGCGTTTTGCCCCGAGTGTCGACAACCGCGAGGGCTGGCTGATGCTACGGGGCGTGTTCCCCTGGGGTGGATTCGTCAAGGCGGGCCAGATGTTTCTGCCTTACGGGCTGCAGATATGGGACGACAGTGCGTTCATTCGTGCGGGGCGTAACGGGTCGGCGCGGACCGGCTTCAGCTTCAATGCTTCGCAGGCCGGTCTGGAGGTGGGGGCGCAACCGGGGCCGGTGTCCGCCTTTGTCGCCGTGACCGACGGCCCTTCGGGGGATCGTTCGGCGCAGATTACCGGGACCGTATACGGGATGTTCGAGGGCGTTCCGATGGTGCGCAGCGTCTTCGTCGGCGGCTCGGGGTCGTATGTGCAGCCGCCGGGCAGCGAGCAGACCATCTTCGGCTTCTTCGGCGGCACGAATTTCGAGCGCCTGACGGTTCTTGGAGAGGCGGATTTTCTGTCGGTCCGGAATCCGCAGTCTAACGGACGCAACCTCGGGCACTTCATCAGTTACGTGGAGGCCGACTACCTGTTCTTCGGCTGGCTGAACTTCAAGGTGGCGGTCGATTACTCCGACTGGGACGGGAGTGCAGCCGGGAGCGTCGACGACGCGGAGAACCGGGTGTTGTTCGGGTTCGAGCCGTTTTGGAATCGGTTTCTACAGACGCGGCTGTTCTATGCGATCGGCAACGGTGTCGAGTCGCAGCCGACGCACAACCAGAACGTCCTTTATTTCGAGATTCACGGCTTTCTCTAGACCCCCTTGCTGGAGAAGGCCAGGAGGGCAGCATGCCGCAGGCGAAGGTCAACGGGATTACGATAAACTACAACGAAGTCGGCAGCGGCGATCCGCTGCTGCTGGTGATGGGTTTCGGTATGCCCGGGGAGGCGTGGCTGGGTTCACTGCCGTTTCTCGGGGGCTTCCGTGCCATTTACTTCGACAACCGGGGCACCGGCCAGAGCGATAAGCCGGAAGGGCCATACACCATCGAGCAGATGGCCGACGACGCGGCCGGCCTGCTCAGGCATCTGGGGATCAGCCGCGCGCACGTCTACGGCGTATCGATGGGCGGCATGATCGCGCAAGAGCTGGTCTTGCGACATGCCGCGCTGGTACGGTCGGTGGTGCTCGGTTGTACGATGTGTGGCGGCGCTTTCGCGAAGTTGGGCGATCCCGCGGTCCTCGACGAACTGATCGACGTCGTCGCCAACATGGGCAAACCCGACCCGGCCGCGTGGGTCGAACGGCAACTGCCGCTGCTCTTCCCGCCGGCGTGGGTCGAGGCTAATCCGGCGATTCGGGATCTACTGCTGACCGCGGTTACGATGATGCCGCCGACGCCGCCGCAGACCGCGCAGAACGCCATGGCCGGTA of the Candidatus Binatia bacterium genome contains:
- a CDS encoding alpha/beta hydrolase — translated: MPQAKVNGITINYNEVGSGDPLLLVMGFGMPGEAWLGSLPFLGGFRAIYFDNRGTGQSDKPEGPYTIEQMADDAAGLLRHLGISRAHVYGVSMGGMIAQELVLRHAALVRSVVLGCTMCGGAFAKLGDPAVLDELIDVVANMGKPDPAAWVERQLPLLFPPAWVEANPAIRDLLLTAVTMMPPTPPQTAQNAMAGMFGWSTYDRLPEIAAPALIVHGDADVLIPVENAHILKERIPGAELYIVPGAGHGYPAQDPVGVHAVVTEFLRRH